The Skermanella rosea sequence CGTTACGCCGGTTTCCGGCGGGTTGCGCTCGTCGTCGGCCGCGTTGATGAAGAGCAGCGGCGCCGTGATCCGGTCCAGGAGCGGCGTCGGATTGTATTCGCCCGAGGACTCCCACGCATAGATGAAGTCGTTGGCATCGGCGTTGAACTGTACCGCCAGCCGCTCCTCGACCATTTTGTCCGCCATCTCGCGCGTCGGGGCCAGCTTCTGGTAGGCCAGGGTGCCGCCGCTGGTGGCCGTGGCGTAGAACACGTTGGCCAGCCTCATCGACTTCGGCTGCTCGGCGTAGTCGCCGCCGTTGTAGCCGGGGTCCTGGCGGATCATCTCGATCATCAGCCGCCGCAGCATCCAGTTGCGGGCAGCCATCTCCGTCGGCTGCGACGCCATCGGCACCAGCGCGTCCATATAGTCGGGATACTTGCCGCCCCAGATCCAGGTATGCATGCCGCCCATCGAGTTGCCCATGATCACGTGGACATGCTCCAGGCCGAGCCCCTCGGTGAGCAGCCGATGCTGTCCTTCGACCATGTCCTCGGAACTGTATTTCGGGAACTTCGCCTTCAGGCCGTCGGACGGTTTCGTGGATTTGCCGTGGCCGATCGCGTCCGGCAGGATGATGAAATATTTCTTCGCATCCAGCGGCTGACCCTCTCCGAACAGTTCGCCGGCGAAGGCGGGCGTCAGCATGCCGGCACCCGATCCTCCGGTCCCGTGAAGCACCACGACGGGCTCGCCGGAGGGTTCGCCGACCGTCCGGTAGTGCAGGCGCACCTCCGGAAGGACCTCGCCGGTATGGAACCTGAAGTCCTTCGCGACGAACGTGGCCTCCTTCGGCGCCGGATAGTCGGCTGCGCCGGCCGCGAAGGAGACGAACGACAGGGCCGCGCCCGCCGCGGCGTAAATCAACGATCTGAAGACCGTCATGGCGACCTCCCTTTTTCTTGATTACAAGTTCCCATGGCATGCGGGACGGGGCGTGTCGTCGCTCCGTCTGCATACCTGCATCATCACCTTGTGCGTGCGAGGGCACAAGCCGCCTCCACGTCCGGTCACGGTCACCGGAATGGGCACCGGGGAGGGCAGGGGGAGCCTGGAGGGTGGAAGAGGATGCTGATCCGGGATTACGACGTCGCCGACGCCCCGGCCCTGGTCGAGCTTTACGGCCGATCGGTCCGCGGCATCGGTCCGAGGGACTATTCGGCCCGGCAGGTGGAAGCCTGGGCCTCCCTCGCCCCGACGCCCGGGCAACTGCACCGGCGAGTGGCGGACGGCCGCAGGGTCCTTGTCGCCGCGGACGACCGGGGGCAACCCCTGGGATTCGGCGACATCGCGGCGGACGGGCACATCGGCTATTTCTACTGCTCCCCGGAAGCCGCGGGCACCGGAGTCGCCGCAGCACTCTATGGAGCCCTCGAGGATATCGCCCTGAAGGCTCTCCTGACCCGCATCCATGTGGAAGCCAGCGAGGCCGCCAGGCGCTTCTTCCTCCGCCAGGGCTTCACCGTCCTCCAGCGCCGCGACCTGCTGATCGGCGACGTCCCCATCCACAACTTCGCGATGGAAAAGCGCTGGCCCCTCGGAAGCCGATGATGCCCCCCAGGAATGGGGTCGGAGTGGATAACCGGCGACGACGGAAGCCTGTCATTACGCAGAAAAAATTAATTAAAATGATCTAGTCCTTGCGGCGTACAAGGCTGCATCGGAAGGTCATCGACATGAGAACCCTGTTCAGCATCGTCTCGCTGGTCGGTGCGGTCCTGCTGGTGTCGGGATGCGCAACGACCGGAGAGTCCTATACGTCCGGCAAGAGCGGTCCGATGGATTGCAAGGATTTCCGCATCCAAAGCGCTCGGGGCGACCTGAAGCCGGCGAGGGAGAAAGACTGCTGGTCGGGCAATGTCGGTTCGGTCGAACATGTCGGGACCCGGTATGGCCGGTATTTCGAAACCAGCACCGGCTATATGAATACCATGCTCGATGTCGCCGGACATGGCACCCTGATAAACCACAGGGAACTCCAGGCGCTTCTGACCGGCTTGAATCGGGTGAAGATGGAGGGCGCGGGGTGGGAGGAACTTCCACCCCTGGAGGCCAACGGCCGGAGATACCGGCTGATGAAATTCTCCCTGGCCGCCTCCCACCATGACTGCATCGGATTTTCCGCTTTCGGCGATTCCGTTCAGCAC is a genomic window containing:
- a CDS encoding alpha/beta fold hydrolase, whose amino-acid sequence is MTVFRSLIYAAAGAALSFVSFAAGAADYPAPKEATFVAKDFRFHTGEVLPEVRLHYRTVGEPSGEPVVVLHGTGGSGAGMLTPAFAGELFGEGQPLDAKKYFIILPDAIGHGKSTKPSDGLKAKFPKYSSEDMVEGQHRLLTEGLGLEHVHVIMGNSMGGMHTWIWGGKYPDYMDALVPMASQPTEMAARNWMLRRLMIEMIRQDPGYNGGDYAEQPKSMRLANVFYATATSGGTLAYQKLAPTREMADKMVEERLAVQFNADANDFIYAWESSGEYNPTPLLDRITAPLLFINAADDERNPPETGVTEAAMKHVRNGRLFLIPASDETRGHGTTAMARFYAAELRAFLESVPRRGSRPD
- a CDS encoding GNAT family N-acetyltransferase; amino-acid sequence: MLIRDYDVADAPALVELYGRSVRGIGPRDYSARQVEAWASLAPTPGQLHRRVADGRRVLVAADDRGQPLGFGDIAADGHIGYFYCSPEAAGTGVAAALYGALEDIALKALLTRIHVEASEAARRFFLRQGFTVLQRRDLLIGDVPIHNFAMEKRWPLGSR